A single genomic interval of Methylocystis sp. IM3 harbors:
- the mnmA gene encoding tRNA 2-thiouridine(34) synthase MnmA, which yields MTLCTLASDELPTLPASPGETRVVVAMSGGVDSSVVAALLKEQGYDVVGVTLQLYDHGAATHRKGACCAGQDIQDARAVAARLGIPHFVLDYERQFREKVIDEFAASYASGETPVPCIACNQFIKFADLFETAKDLGAHFLATGHYISSRDDGEGGRALYRAKDASRDQSYFLFATTREQLRMLRFPLGDYAKTEVREMARRFSLEVAEKPDSQDICFVPSGRYTDVVQRLAPEAVVPGEIVHVDGRVLGRHAGVVHYTIGQRRGLGLGAAVAGRDAQPLFVVRLDAAKAQVVVGPREALETRALALRDVNWIGPGAFSKLPPQGIDIMARVRSTRPPVPARLIAREGNEATVVFAAGEFGVSPGQACVFYDRGDDAARVLGGGFISAVEPAKQTISVMAPTPRAVTARGAPR from the coding sequence CGGGAGAGACGCGCGTTGTCGTGGCCATGTCCGGCGGCGTGGATTCGAGCGTCGTGGCGGCCCTGCTCAAGGAACAGGGCTACGACGTCGTCGGCGTCACGCTTCAGCTCTATGACCACGGCGCGGCGACCCACCGCAAGGGCGCCTGCTGCGCCGGTCAGGACATCCAGGACGCCCGCGCCGTCGCGGCCCGCCTCGGCATTCCGCATTTCGTGCTCGATTACGAACGGCAGTTCCGGGAGAAAGTGATCGACGAATTCGCCGCCTCCTATGCGAGCGGCGAGACCCCGGTCCCCTGCATCGCCTGCAACCAGTTCATCAAATTCGCCGATCTCTTCGAGACGGCGAAGGATCTCGGCGCGCATTTCCTGGCCACGGGACATTACATCTCCTCGCGCGACGACGGCGAGGGCGGCCGCGCCCTTTACCGCGCCAAGGACGCCAGCCGCGACCAGAGCTATTTCCTGTTTGCGACGACCCGCGAGCAACTCCGAATGCTGCGCTTTCCGCTGGGCGACTACGCCAAGACGGAAGTGCGCGAGATGGCCCGCCGCTTCTCTCTGGAGGTCGCCGAAAAGCCCGACAGCCAGGACATCTGCTTCGTGCCGAGCGGCCGCTACACCGACGTTGTGCAGCGCCTCGCGCCGGAGGCGGTGGTGCCCGGCGAGATCGTGCATGTCGACGGCCGCGTGCTCGGCCGCCATGCGGGCGTGGTTCATTACACCATCGGCCAGCGCCGTGGGCTTGGACTGGGCGCAGCCGTCGCGGGCCGCGACGCGCAGCCGCTGTTCGTCGTCCGCCTCGACGCCGCCAAGGCGCAGGTCGTGGTCGGCCCGCGCGAGGCGCTCGAAACACGCGCCCTCGCGCTGCGCGATGTGAACTGGATCGGTCCCGGCGCGTTCTCGAAACTGCCGCCGCAGGGGATCGACATCATGGCCCGTGTCCGCTCCACCCGCCCGCCCGTTCCGGCGCGGCTCATTGCGCGCGAGGGGAATGAGGCGACGGTCGTGTTTGCCGCCGGCGAATTCGGAGTGTCGCCGGGCCAGGCCTGCGTTTTTTACGACCGAGGCGACGACGCCGCCCGCGTGCTGGGCGGCGGCTTCATCTCGGCTGTCGAGCCTGCAAAACAGACGATTTCAGTCATGGCGCCGACGCCGCGCGCCGTAACCGCGCGAGGGGCGCCCAGATGA
- a CDS encoding class I SAM-dependent methyltransferase has protein sequence MSEARDYTRDAETLDNCDVEAAYARWAPIYDLTFTAVLKPGRRAAAAAASRADGPILDVGVGTGLELPMFEPHTEVYGVDLSEPMLRRAAQRVDRESLRHVAGLSKMDATRMAFADGSFACVVAPYVLTVAPEPEAMLDELARVVRVGGEIVLVNHVSRKDDPFAILETWLDRHVAPRLGWRPQFPWSIIGDWIDQRADMQLVERRLLPPFGLFTLIRIKRLPVDIAAQAEEAPAEPEYA, from the coding sequence ATGAGCGAAGCCAGAGATTACACCCGCGATGCCGAGACGCTCGACAATTGCGACGTCGAGGCGGCTTATGCGCGCTGGGCTCCCATCTATGATCTGACCTTCACCGCCGTGCTGAAGCCGGGACGCCGCGCCGCCGCCGCCGCCGCCTCCAGGGCGGACGGCCCCATTCTCGACGTGGGCGTCGGCACCGGCCTCGAATTGCCGATGTTCGAGCCCCACACGGAGGTTTACGGCGTCGACCTCTCCGAGCCGATGCTGCGCCGCGCCGCCCAGCGCGTCGATCGCGAATCGCTGCGCCATGTCGCCGGTCTCTCCAAGATGGACGCGACGCGCATGGCCTTTGCGGACGGCTCCTTCGCCTGCGTCGTGGCGCCCTATGTGCTCACCGTCGCGCCGGAGCCCGAGGCCATGCTCGACGAGTTGGCCCGCGTGGTGCGCGTCGGCGGCGAAATCGTCCTCGTCAACCATGTCAGCCGCAAGGACGATCCTTTCGCCATTCTCGAGACGTGGCTCGATCGGCATGTCGCCCCCAGGCTCGGATGGCGCCCGCAATTCCCCTGGTCGATCATCGGCGACTGGATCGACCAGCGCGCGGACATGCAGCTCGTCGAGCGCCGCCTGCTCCCGCCCTTCGGCCTCTTCACGCTTATCCGCATTAAACGCCTGCCGGTCGATATCGCCGCGCAGGCCGAGGAAGCGCCGGCGGAGCCGGAATACGCCTGA